The Drosophila mauritiana strain mau12 chromosome 2R, ASM438214v1, whole genome shotgun sequence genome has a segment encoding these proteins:
- the LOC117136367 gene encoding protein apterous isoform X2, with protein sequence MGVCTEERPVMHWQQSARFLGPGAREKSPTPPVAHQGSNQCGSAAGANNNHPLFRACSSSSCPDICDHSTKPFGNAYGTESFRSYETADRATFEDSAAKFSISRSRTDCTEVSDETTSGISFKTEPFGPPSSPESTSDSKITRNLDDCSGCGRQIQDRFYLSAVEKRWHASCLQCYACRQPLERESSCYSRDGNIYCKNDYYSFFGTRRCSRCLASISSNELVMRARNLVFHVNCFCCTVCHTPLTKGDQYGIIDALIYCRTHYSIAREGDTASSSMSATYPYSAQFGSPHNDSSSPHSDPSRSIVPTGIFVPASHVINGLPQPARQKGRPRKRKPKDIEAFTANIDLNTEYVDFGRGSHLSSSSRTKRMRTSFKHHQLRTMKSYFAINHNPDAKDLKQLSQKTGLPKRVLQVWFQNARAKWRRMMMKQDGSGLLEKGEGALDLDSISVHSPTSFILGGPNSTPPLNLD encoded by the exons ATGGGCGTCTGCACCGAGGAGCGCCCTGTGATGCATTGG CAGCAGAGCGCAAGATTTCTTGGGCCCGGCGCAAGGGAGAAAAGTCCAACACCACCTGTAGCACATCAAGGGAGCAATCAATGTGGCAGTGCTGCAGGTGCAAATAACAATCACCCATTGTTCCGCGCGTGCTCCTCATCCTCGTGTCCAGATATTTGTGATCATAGTACAAAGCCATTTGGCAACGCTTACGGCACCGAGTCATTTAGAAG CTACGAAACAGCCGATCGTGCTACCTTTGAGGACTCTGCCGCCAAATTCTCCATCAGCCGCAGTCGAACAGACTGCACGGAGGTCAGCGACGAGACGACGTCGGGCATATCATTCAAAACCGAACCCTTCGGACCGCCCAGCAGTCCCGAGTCCACAAGCGATAGCAAAATAACGCGCAACCTCGACGACTGCTCCGGCTGCGGACGTCAGATACAG GATCGCTTCTACCTCTCCGCTGTGGAAAAACGGTGGCATGCAAGTTGCCTACAGTGCTACGCCTGTCGGCAGCCGCTGGAACGGGAATCCTCATGCTACTCACGTGACGGCAACATTTATTGCAAAAACGATTATTATAG TTTTTTTGGTACTCGCCGATGCTCGCGCTGCCTGGCCTCCATCAGCTCCAACGAGCTGGTCATGCGCGCCCGAAATCTTGTTTTCCACGTCAACTGCTTTTGCTGCACTGTCTGCCACACGCCACTGACGAAGGGGGACCAGTACGGCATCATCGACGCCCTCATATACTGCAG GACCCACTACAGCATAGCGAGGGAGGGGGATACCGCCTCATCCAGTATGAGCGCCACCTACCCGTACAGCGCCCAGTTCGGCTCGCCTCACAACGACTCCTCGAGCCCGCACTCGGACCCTAGTCGGAGCATTGTTCCTACGGGCATCTTTGTGCCCGCGTCCCACGTAATCAACGGACTGCCGCAGCCCGCCCGTCAAAAGGGCAGGCCCCGCAAGCGCAAGCCCAAGGACATCGAGGCGTTCACCGCTAACATAG ATCTCAACACTGAGTACGTGGACTTTGGCCGAGGCTCGCACCTAAGCTCCTCGTCGCGCACCAAGCGAATGCGAACCTCGTTTAAGCATCACCAGCTGCGTACCATGAAGTCCTACTTTGCCATTAATCATAACCCTGATGCAAAGGATCTGAAACAATTGTCGCAGAAAACTGGTTTACCAAAGAGGGTCCTACAG GTCTGGTTTCAAAATGCAAGGGCCAAATGGCGCCGCATGATGATGAAGCAGGATGGCAGCGGCCTGCTGGAGAAGGGCGAAGGCGCTCTGGACCTCGACAGCATCTCCGTGCACAGTCCTACGTCGTTCATATTGGGAGGACCGAACAGCACACCGCCACTGAACTTGGACTAA
- the LOC117136367 gene encoding protein apterous isoform X1, which produces MGVCTEERPVMHWQSARFLGPGAREKSPTPPVAHQGSNQCGSAAGANNNHPLFRACSSSSCPDICDHSTKPFGNAYGTESFRSYETADRATFEDSAAKFSISRSRTDCTEVSDETTSGISFKTEPFGPPSSPESTSDSKITRNLDDCSGCGRQIQDRFYLSAVEKRWHASCLQCYACRQPLERESSCYSRDGNIYCKNDYYSFFGTRRCSRCLASISSNELVMRARNLVFHVNCFCCTVCHTPLTKGDQYGIIDALIYCRTHYSIAREGDTASSSMSATYPYSAQFGSPHNDSSSPHSDPSRSIVPTGIFVPASHVINGLPQPARQKGRPRKRKPKDIEAFTANIDLNTEYVDFGRGSHLSSSSRTKRMRTSFKHHQLRTMKSYFAINHNPDAKDLKQLSQKTGLPKRVLQVWFQNARAKWRRMMMKQDGSGLLEKGEGALDLDSISVHSPTSFILGGPNSTPPLNLD; this is translated from the exons ATGGGCGTCTGCACCGAGGAGCGCCCTGTGATGCATTGG CAGAGCGCAAGATTTCTTGGGCCCGGCGCAAGGGAGAAAAGTCCAACACCACCTGTAGCACATCAAGGGAGCAATCAATGTGGCAGTGCTGCAGGTGCAAATAACAATCACCCATTGTTCCGCGCGTGCTCCTCATCCTCGTGTCCAGATATTTGTGATCATAGTACAAAGCCATTTGGCAACGCTTACGGCACCGAGTCATTTAGAAG CTACGAAACAGCCGATCGTGCTACCTTTGAGGACTCTGCCGCCAAATTCTCCATCAGCCGCAGTCGAACAGACTGCACGGAGGTCAGCGACGAGACGACGTCGGGCATATCATTCAAAACCGAACCCTTCGGACCGCCCAGCAGTCCCGAGTCCACAAGCGATAGCAAAATAACGCGCAACCTCGACGACTGCTCCGGCTGCGGACGTCAGATACAG GATCGCTTCTACCTCTCCGCTGTGGAAAAACGGTGGCATGCAAGTTGCCTACAGTGCTACGCCTGTCGGCAGCCGCTGGAACGGGAATCCTCATGCTACTCACGTGACGGCAACATTTATTGCAAAAACGATTATTATAG TTTTTTTGGTACTCGCCGATGCTCGCGCTGCCTGGCCTCCATCAGCTCCAACGAGCTGGTCATGCGCGCCCGAAATCTTGTTTTCCACGTCAACTGCTTTTGCTGCACTGTCTGCCACACGCCACTGACGAAGGGGGACCAGTACGGCATCATCGACGCCCTCATATACTGCAG GACCCACTACAGCATAGCGAGGGAGGGGGATACCGCCTCATCCAGTATGAGCGCCACCTACCCGTACAGCGCCCAGTTCGGCTCGCCTCACAACGACTCCTCGAGCCCGCACTCGGACCCTAGTCGGAGCATTGTTCCTACGGGCATCTTTGTGCCCGCGTCCCACGTAATCAACGGACTGCCGCAGCCCGCCCGTCAAAAGGGCAGGCCCCGCAAGCGCAAGCCCAAGGACATCGAGGCGTTCACCGCTAACATAG ATCTCAACACTGAGTACGTGGACTTTGGCCGAGGCTCGCACCTAAGCTCCTCGTCGCGCACCAAGCGAATGCGAACCTCGTTTAAGCATCACCAGCTGCGTACCATGAAGTCCTACTTTGCCATTAATCATAACCCTGATGCAAAGGATCTGAAACAATTGTCGCAGAAAACTGGTTTACCAAAGAGGGTCCTACAG GTCTGGTTTCAAAATGCAAGGGCCAAATGGCGCCGCATGATGATGAAGCAGGATGGCAGCGGCCTGCTGGAGAAGGGCGAAGGCGCTCTGGACCTCGACAGCATCTCCGTGCACAGTCCTACGTCGTTCATATTGGGAGGACCGAACAGCACACCGCCACTGAACTTGGACTAA